Proteins encoded within one genomic window of Pygocentrus nattereri isolate fPygNat1 chromosome 9, fPygNat1.pri, whole genome shotgun sequence:
- the ube4b gene encoding ubiquitin conjugation factor E4 B isoform X2, with the protein MEELSADEIRRRRLARLAGGQTSQPTTPLSTPLTSPQRETPPGPLPGPSGASPQPLPPAPSHTLGLNAQNVTPATSPMGPLGVAYRSQSSEGVSSLSSSPSNSLETQSQSLSRSQSMDIDTASCEKSMSQVDVDSGIENMEVEDSDRREKRNLTEKDSSSNPDVSEEQALQLICKILRVSWKEQDRDVIFLPSLAAEFQQNPKDVYSDFKDLIGQILMEVLMMSTQSRDCNPFASLTATSQPITAAKSPDHHLTLVPPSSQGSSPMMPCGGSFGASSLSSLGASGGGMACDSGSDRFTIEACKETEMLNYLMERFDSVGMEERKAPKMCSQPVVSQLLSNIRSQCISHAALVLQGALTQPRAPLQPSLLVPYMLCRNLPYGFIQELVRMTQQEEEVFKQIFVPILQGLGLAVKECSFDSDNFKYPLMALAELCEIKFGKTHPMCNLITSLPLWCPDPLSPGAGREIQRLSFLGAFFSLSVFAEDDTKVGDKYFSGPAITMENTRVVSQSLQHYLESARGDLFKILHNILLNGETREAALSYMAALVNRNVKKAQMQTDDKLVSTDGFMMNFLWVLQQLSMKIKLETVDPLYIFHPKCRLNMSLEETRLKATMEELKSWLSELHEDPTKFSEPKFPTECFFLTLHTHHLSILPGCRRYIRRLRAIRDLNRTVEELKNSESQWKDSPLASRHREMLKRCKTQLKKLVRSKACADAGLLDENLLRRCLQFYSMVIQLILRMVDPIYPNVSLPLSPEVPKSFAALPEFYIEDMAEFLLFIVQYSPQVLYEPCTQDIVTFLVVFICSQNYIRNPYLIAKLVEVLFVTNPAVQPRTQRFFEMIENHPLSVNQLVPALMKFYTDVEHTGATSEFYDKFTIRYHISTIFKSLWQNIGHHGTFLEEFNSGKQFVRYINMLINDTTFLLDESLESLKRIHEIQEEMKNKEQWDQLPREQQQSRQSQLAQDERVSRSYLALATETVDMFHILTKQVQKPFLRPELGPRLAAMLNYNLQQLCGPKCRDLKVENPEKYGFEPKKLLDQLTDIYLQLDCARFAKAIADDQRSYSRELFEEVISKMRKAGIKSTIAIEKFKLLLEKVEEIVARNSQSEMDYSDAPDEFKDPLMDTLMTDPVQLPSGNIMDRAIILRHLLNSPTDPFNRQPLTESMLESVPELKERIHAWMREKQGGRFCQ; encoded by the exons ATGGAAGAGCTGAGTGCCGACGAG ATTCGGAGAAGGCGGTTGGCCCGGTTAGCCGGAGGTCAGACGTCTCAGCCCACTACCCCTCTGAGCACCCCACTGACGTCCCCACAGAGAGAGACCCCTCCAGGTCCACTGCCAGGGCCCTCGGGGGCCTCTCCACAGCCTTTGCCACCAGCACCATCCCACACTTTGGGCCTCAATGCCCAAAATGTCACCCCTGCCACTTCTCCAATGGGGCCTTTAG GGGTGGCTTACCGCAGCCAGAGCAGCGAGGGGGTCAGCTCTCTCTCCAGCTCGCCATCCAACAGCCTTGAGACCCAGTCTCAGTCCCTGTCCCGCTCACAGAGCATGGACATAGACACAGCATCCTGTGAAAAGAG CATGTCCCAGGTGGATGTGGACTCAGGAATTGAGAACATGGAAGTGGAGGACAGTGACCGCAGGGAGAAGCGCAACCTGACTGAAAAG GACTCCTCGTCTAACCCAGATGTGTCTGAGGAGCAGGCTCTGCAGCTCATCTGCAAGATCCTTCGTGTCTCCTGGAAGGAGCAGGACCGTGATGTCATCTTTCTGCCTTCACTTGCTGCAGAGTTCCAACAAAACCCAAAAGATG TCTATTCTGACTTTAAAGACCTGATTGGCCAGATCCTGATGGAAGTCCTCATGATGTCCACCCAGTCGCGTGACTGCAACCCCTTTGCCAGTTTGACCGCCACATCACAGCCAATCACTGCTGCCAAATCTCCAGACCACCACCTGACGCTTGTCCCACCTTCCAGCCAGGGGAGCAGTCCCATGATGCCCTGTGGAGGCTCCTTTGGTGCCAGCTCTTTGTCCAG CCTGGGTGCGTCTGGTGGGGGAATGGCCTGTGACTCAGGCAGTGACCGCTTTACCATTGAGGCGTgtaaagagacagagatgctGAACTACCTCATGGAGCGCTTCGACAGCGTGGGCATGGAGGAGAGAAAGGCTCCCAAG ATGTGCAGCCAGCCAGTCGTCAGTCAGCTGCTCAGCAACATACGCTCCCAGTGCATTTCCCATGCTGCTCTTGTTCTTCAGGGTGCCCTCACTCAGCCCAG GGCTCCACTGCAGCCCTCCCTGCTAGTCCCCTACATGCTGTGCCGGAACCTTCCATACGGCTTTATCCAGGAGCTGGTGCGCATGACTCaacaggaggaggaggtgtTTAAACAG ATTTTCGTCCCCATTCTCCAAGGGCTCGGTTTAGCTGTGAAAGAATGTTCCTTTGACAGTGACAATTTTAAGTACCCCCTGATG GCTTTAGCTGAACTTTGTGAAATCAAGTTTGGAAAGACACATCCTATGTGCAATTTG ATCACATCTCTGCCACTGTGGTGTCCTGATCCTTTGAGTCCTGGAGCgggcagagagatacagagactaTCTTTCCTtggagccttcttcagtctttctgtctttgcGGAGGATGAC ACTAAGGTGGGAGACAAGTACTTCTCAGGCCCTGCCATTACCATGGAGAATACACGTGTGGTCAGTCAGTCCCTGCAGCACTATCTGGAGTCTGCCAGG GGTGACCTGTTTAAAATCCTCCACAACATCTTACTGAATGGAGAAACAAGGGAGGCTGCGCTAAGCTACATGGCAGCTCTGGTGAATCGTAATGTGAAGAAGGCCCAGATGCAG ACGGATGATAAGCTAGTGTCCACAGATGGCTTCATGATGAACTTCTTGTGGGTGCTGCAGCAGCTAAGTATGAAGATTAAGCTGGAGACAGTGGACCCCCTCTACATTTTCCATCCTAAGTGTCGACTGAATATGAGCCTTGAGGAGACCCGGCTCAAAGCCACCATGGAGGAGCTAAAGAGCTGGCTATCAGAGCTGC ATGAAGACCCAACCAAGTTTTCTGAGCCCAAGTTTCCTACAGAATGTTTCTTTCTAACGCTACACACACATCACCTGTCCATCTTGCCTGGGTGCCGGCGTTACATCCGCAGACTAAGAGCCATCAGGGATCTAAACAG GACTGTGGAGGAGCTGAAAAACAGTGAGAGCCAGTGGAAAGACTCACCCTTGGCTAGTCGTCACAGGGAGATGCTGAAGAGATGCAAAACCCAGCTTAAG AAACTGGTGCGCTCTAAGGCTTGCGCTGACGCTGGCCTGCTGGATGAGAACCTGCTGCGCAGATGTCTCCAGTTCTACAGTATGGTCATTCAGCTCATCCTACGCATGGTGGACCCTATCTATCCAAA TGTCAGCCTCCCCCTGAGTCCTGAGGTTCCCAAGAGCTTCGCCGCACTGCCCGAGTTTTATATCGAGGATATGGCAGAGTTCCTGCTATTCATCGTGCA GTATTCTCCTCAGGTTCTGTATGAGCCCTGCACTCAGGACATTGTGACCTTCCTGGTCGTGTTCATCTGCAGTCAGAATTACATCAGGAACCCCTACCTGATTGCTAAGCTGGTGGAAGTGTTGTTTGTTACTAATCCAGCAGTTCAGCCCCGAACCCAGCGCTTCTTTGAGATGATTGAGAACCACCCTCTGTCTGTCAATCAGCTGGTCCCTGCTCTCATGAAGTTCTACACAG ATGTGGAGCACACTGGAGCCACTAGTGAATTTTATGACAAGTTCACCATCCGCTACCACATCAGCACCATCTTTAAGAGTCTTTGGCAAAATATTGGCCATCATGGCACCTTCCTTGAAGAGTTCAA CTCTGGAAAGCAGTTTGTTCGCTATATCAACATGTTGATTAATGACACAACGTTCCTGCTGGACGAGAGTTTGGAATCACTGAAGCGCATTCATGAGATCCAGGAGGAGATGAAGAACAAAGAGCAGTGGGACCAGCTGCCTAGG GAACAGCAGCAGAGCCGCCAATCCCAGCTGGCTCAGGACGAGAGGGTATCGCGCTCCTACCTGGCCTTAGCCACAGAGACTGTAGACATGTTCCATATTCTCACCAAGCAAGTTCAGAAGCCTTTCCTCCGGCCT GAGCTGGGCCCACGTCTGGCGGCTATGCTGAACTACAACCTTCAGCAGCTGTGTGGGCCTAAGTGTCGGGACTTGAAGGTGGAGAACCCAGAGAAATACGGTTTTGAGCCCAAGAAGCTGTTGGACCAGCTCACTGATATCTACCTTCAGCTGGATTGTGCTCGCTTTGCTAAAGCCATTGCAGATGATCAG AGATCATATAGTAGAGAACTCTTTGAAGAggtcatctccaaaatgagaaagGCAGGCATCAAGTCCACAATTGCGATTGAGAAGTTCAAGCTGCTTTTAGAGAAGGTGGAGGAGATTGTGGCTCGCAACTCTCAGTCtgagatggactacagtgatGCTCCAGATGAGTTTAAAG ACCCTCTGATGGACACTCTCATGACTGACCCTGTGCAATTGCCTTCTGGAAACATAATGGACCGAGCTATCATCCTACGCCACCTCCTCAACTCACCTACTGACCCCTTCAACAGACAGCCTCTCACTGAAAGCATGCTGGAGTCAG TTCCAGAGCTGAAGGAGCGTATCCATGCTTGGATGAGGGAGAAGCAGGGAGGACGCTTTTGTCAGTGA
- the ube4b gene encoding ubiquitin conjugation factor E4 B isoform X1: protein MEELSADEIRRRRLARLAGGQTSQPTTPLSTPLTSPQRETPPGPLPGPSGASPQPLPPAPSHTLGLNAQNVTPATSPMGPLGVAYRSQSSEGVSSLSSSPSNSLETQSQSLSRSQSMDIDTASCEKSMSQVDVDSGIENMEVEDSDRREKRNLTEKDSSSNPDVSEEQALQLICKILRVSWKEQDRDVIFLPSLAAEFQQNPKDVYSDFKDLIGQILMEVLMMSTQSRDCNPFASLTATSQPITAAKSPDHHLTLVPPSSQGSSPMMPCGGSFGASSLSSLYGCSPQSHTQNIRMSSMLMPAVAPPAVAPPAVAPPAAAPPAAAPPAAAPPAAAPPAAAPPAAAPLAAAPLAAAPPAAAPRLPFSSPSPTPSAPLPISQRYRPYSLSPSQSSSFPMSLSSRPGTSGPSSALTTASQSPAVPSSPQPALLPSPRHRARHTAVPFPFLPASPTSVARRTALAARMPSSPFSLLFFALSDMSQDSSDDELEEDEEEEDFSGVQFGSSLGASGGGMACDSGSDRFTIEACKETEMLNYLMERFDSVGMEERKAPKMCSQPVVSQLLSNIRSQCISHAALVLQGALTQPRAPLQPSLLVPYMLCRNLPYGFIQELVRMTQQEEEVFKQIFVPILQGLGLAVKECSFDSDNFKYPLMALAELCEIKFGKTHPMCNLITSLPLWCPDPLSPGAGREIQRLSFLGAFFSLSVFAEDDTKVGDKYFSGPAITMENTRVVSQSLQHYLESARGDLFKILHNILLNGETREAALSYMAALVNRNVKKAQMQTDDKLVSTDGFMMNFLWVLQQLSMKIKLETVDPLYIFHPKCRLNMSLEETRLKATMEELKSWLSELHEDPTKFSEPKFPTECFFLTLHTHHLSILPGCRRYIRRLRAIRDLNRTVEELKNSESQWKDSPLASRHREMLKRCKTQLKKLVRSKACADAGLLDENLLRRCLQFYSMVIQLILRMVDPIYPNVSLPLSPEVPKSFAALPEFYIEDMAEFLLFIVQYSPQVLYEPCTQDIVTFLVVFICSQNYIRNPYLIAKLVEVLFVTNPAVQPRTQRFFEMIENHPLSVNQLVPALMKFYTDVEHTGATSEFYDKFTIRYHISTIFKSLWQNIGHHGTFLEEFNSGKQFVRYINMLINDTTFLLDESLESLKRIHEIQEEMKNKEQWDQLPREQQQSRQSQLAQDERVSRSYLALATETVDMFHILTKQVQKPFLRPELGPRLAAMLNYNLQQLCGPKCRDLKVENPEKYGFEPKKLLDQLTDIYLQLDCARFAKAIADDQRSYSRELFEEVISKMRKAGIKSTIAIEKFKLLLEKVEEIVARNSQSEMDYSDAPDEFKDPLMDTLMTDPVQLPSGNIMDRAIILRHLLNSPTDPFNRQPLTESMLESVPELKERIHAWMREKQGGRFCQ, encoded by the exons ATGGAAGAGCTGAGTGCCGACGAG ATTCGGAGAAGGCGGTTGGCCCGGTTAGCCGGAGGTCAGACGTCTCAGCCCACTACCCCTCTGAGCACCCCACTGACGTCCCCACAGAGAGAGACCCCTCCAGGTCCACTGCCAGGGCCCTCGGGGGCCTCTCCACAGCCTTTGCCACCAGCACCATCCCACACTTTGGGCCTCAATGCCCAAAATGTCACCCCTGCCACTTCTCCAATGGGGCCTTTAG GGGTGGCTTACCGCAGCCAGAGCAGCGAGGGGGTCAGCTCTCTCTCCAGCTCGCCATCCAACAGCCTTGAGACCCAGTCTCAGTCCCTGTCCCGCTCACAGAGCATGGACATAGACACAGCATCCTGTGAAAAGAG CATGTCCCAGGTGGATGTGGACTCAGGAATTGAGAACATGGAAGTGGAGGACAGTGACCGCAGGGAGAAGCGCAACCTGACTGAAAAG GACTCCTCGTCTAACCCAGATGTGTCTGAGGAGCAGGCTCTGCAGCTCATCTGCAAGATCCTTCGTGTCTCCTGGAAGGAGCAGGACCGTGATGTCATCTTTCTGCCTTCACTTGCTGCAGAGTTCCAACAAAACCCAAAAGATG TCTATTCTGACTTTAAAGACCTGATTGGCCAGATCCTGATGGAAGTCCTCATGATGTCCACCCAGTCGCGTGACTGCAACCCCTTTGCCAGTTTGACCGCCACATCACAGCCAATCACTGCTGCCAAATCTCCAGACCACCACCTGACGCTTGTCCCACCTTCCAGCCAGGGGAGCAGTCCCATGATGCCCTGTGGAGGCTCCTTTGGTGCCAGCTCTTTGTCCAG tttatATGGATGTAGTCCACAGTCTCACACTCAGAACATCAGGATGAGCTCTATGTTAATGCCTGCAGTAGCCCCACCTGCAGTAGCCCCACCTGCAGTAGCCCCACCTGCAGCTGCCCCACCTGCAGCTGCCCCACCTGCAGCTGCCCCACCTGCAGCTGCCCCACCTGCAGCTGCCCCACCTGCAGCTGCCCCACTTGCAGCTGCCCCACTTGCAGCTGCCCCACCTGCAGCTGCCCCACGCCTCCCTTTCAGCTCCCCATCTCCAACCCCCTCGGCTCCTCTGCCCATCTCTCAGAGATACAGGCCTTACTCGCTGAGCCCCTCGCAGTCTTCCTCTTTCCCCATGAGCCTGAGTTCCAGGCCTGGCACTTCAGGGCCCTCATCTGCCCTGACCACTGCTAGCCAAAGCCCAGCTGTGCCGTCCAGCCCCCAGCCTGCTCTGCTCCCATCCCCCAGACACCGTGCACGGCACACAGCTGTCCCGTTTCCTTTCTTGCCTGCCTCTCCAACCTCTGTGGCCAGACGGACCGCCCTGGCTGCACGGATGCCCTCTAG ccctttctctctcctcttctttgcCCTGTCTGACATGTCTCAGGACAGCAGTGAtgatgagctggaggaagacgaggaggaggaggatttTTCTGGGGTTCAGTTTGGGTCAAG CCTGGGTGCGTCTGGTGGGGGAATGGCCTGTGACTCAGGCAGTGACCGCTTTACCATTGAGGCGTgtaaagagacagagatgctGAACTACCTCATGGAGCGCTTCGACAGCGTGGGCATGGAGGAGAGAAAGGCTCCCAAG ATGTGCAGCCAGCCAGTCGTCAGTCAGCTGCTCAGCAACATACGCTCCCAGTGCATTTCCCATGCTGCTCTTGTTCTTCAGGGTGCCCTCACTCAGCCCAG GGCTCCACTGCAGCCCTCCCTGCTAGTCCCCTACATGCTGTGCCGGAACCTTCCATACGGCTTTATCCAGGAGCTGGTGCGCATGACTCaacaggaggaggaggtgtTTAAACAG ATTTTCGTCCCCATTCTCCAAGGGCTCGGTTTAGCTGTGAAAGAATGTTCCTTTGACAGTGACAATTTTAAGTACCCCCTGATG GCTTTAGCTGAACTTTGTGAAATCAAGTTTGGAAAGACACATCCTATGTGCAATTTG ATCACATCTCTGCCACTGTGGTGTCCTGATCCTTTGAGTCCTGGAGCgggcagagagatacagagactaTCTTTCCTtggagccttcttcagtctttctgtctttgcGGAGGATGAC ACTAAGGTGGGAGACAAGTACTTCTCAGGCCCTGCCATTACCATGGAGAATACACGTGTGGTCAGTCAGTCCCTGCAGCACTATCTGGAGTCTGCCAGG GGTGACCTGTTTAAAATCCTCCACAACATCTTACTGAATGGAGAAACAAGGGAGGCTGCGCTAAGCTACATGGCAGCTCTGGTGAATCGTAATGTGAAGAAGGCCCAGATGCAG ACGGATGATAAGCTAGTGTCCACAGATGGCTTCATGATGAACTTCTTGTGGGTGCTGCAGCAGCTAAGTATGAAGATTAAGCTGGAGACAGTGGACCCCCTCTACATTTTCCATCCTAAGTGTCGACTGAATATGAGCCTTGAGGAGACCCGGCTCAAAGCCACCATGGAGGAGCTAAAGAGCTGGCTATCAGAGCTGC ATGAAGACCCAACCAAGTTTTCTGAGCCCAAGTTTCCTACAGAATGTTTCTTTCTAACGCTACACACACATCACCTGTCCATCTTGCCTGGGTGCCGGCGTTACATCCGCAGACTAAGAGCCATCAGGGATCTAAACAG GACTGTGGAGGAGCTGAAAAACAGTGAGAGCCAGTGGAAAGACTCACCCTTGGCTAGTCGTCACAGGGAGATGCTGAAGAGATGCAAAACCCAGCTTAAG AAACTGGTGCGCTCTAAGGCTTGCGCTGACGCTGGCCTGCTGGATGAGAACCTGCTGCGCAGATGTCTCCAGTTCTACAGTATGGTCATTCAGCTCATCCTACGCATGGTGGACCCTATCTATCCAAA TGTCAGCCTCCCCCTGAGTCCTGAGGTTCCCAAGAGCTTCGCCGCACTGCCCGAGTTTTATATCGAGGATATGGCAGAGTTCCTGCTATTCATCGTGCA GTATTCTCCTCAGGTTCTGTATGAGCCCTGCACTCAGGACATTGTGACCTTCCTGGTCGTGTTCATCTGCAGTCAGAATTACATCAGGAACCCCTACCTGATTGCTAAGCTGGTGGAAGTGTTGTTTGTTACTAATCCAGCAGTTCAGCCCCGAACCCAGCGCTTCTTTGAGATGATTGAGAACCACCCTCTGTCTGTCAATCAGCTGGTCCCTGCTCTCATGAAGTTCTACACAG ATGTGGAGCACACTGGAGCCACTAGTGAATTTTATGACAAGTTCACCATCCGCTACCACATCAGCACCATCTTTAAGAGTCTTTGGCAAAATATTGGCCATCATGGCACCTTCCTTGAAGAGTTCAA CTCTGGAAAGCAGTTTGTTCGCTATATCAACATGTTGATTAATGACACAACGTTCCTGCTGGACGAGAGTTTGGAATCACTGAAGCGCATTCATGAGATCCAGGAGGAGATGAAGAACAAAGAGCAGTGGGACCAGCTGCCTAGG GAACAGCAGCAGAGCCGCCAATCCCAGCTGGCTCAGGACGAGAGGGTATCGCGCTCCTACCTGGCCTTAGCCACAGAGACTGTAGACATGTTCCATATTCTCACCAAGCAAGTTCAGAAGCCTTTCCTCCGGCCT GAGCTGGGCCCACGTCTGGCGGCTATGCTGAACTACAACCTTCAGCAGCTGTGTGGGCCTAAGTGTCGGGACTTGAAGGTGGAGAACCCAGAGAAATACGGTTTTGAGCCCAAGAAGCTGTTGGACCAGCTCACTGATATCTACCTTCAGCTGGATTGTGCTCGCTTTGCTAAAGCCATTGCAGATGATCAG AGATCATATAGTAGAGAACTCTTTGAAGAggtcatctccaaaatgagaaagGCAGGCATCAAGTCCACAATTGCGATTGAGAAGTTCAAGCTGCTTTTAGAGAAGGTGGAGGAGATTGTGGCTCGCAACTCTCAGTCtgagatggactacagtgatGCTCCAGATGAGTTTAAAG ACCCTCTGATGGACACTCTCATGACTGACCCTGTGCAATTGCCTTCTGGAAACATAATGGACCGAGCTATCATCCTACGCCACCTCCTCAACTCACCTACTGACCCCTTCAACAGACAGCCTCTCACTGAAAGCATGCTGGAGTCAG TTCCAGAGCTGAAGGAGCGTATCCATGCTTGGATGAGGGAGAAGCAGGGAGGACGCTTTTGTCAGTGA